The Halichoerus grypus chromosome 9, mHalGry1.hap1.1, whole genome shotgun sequence genome has a window encoding:
- the CLPSL2 gene encoding colipase-like protein 2 yields MATAFVLLVGVLLPCWGEFLPFKKKFMKVNGAECSHHSECSSDCCLIDLDRAGAFCAPKARIAMLCLFQTKGAINIICPCQSGLSCISKDPVCSRRCHLI; encoded by the exons ATGGCCACAGCCTTCGTGCTCCTCGTGGGGGTCCTGCTCCCTTGCTGGGGCGAGTTCCTGCCCTTTAAAAAGAAGTTCATGAAG GTGAATGGGGCTGAGTGCTCCCACCACTCTGAGTGTTCCAGTGACTGCTGCCTAATAGACCTGGACCGTGCTGGTGCCTTCTGTGCCCCTAAGGCCAGAATCGCCATGCTGTGCTTGTTCCAG ACCAAGGGAGCCATCAACATCATATGCCCCTGCCAAAGCGGCTTGAGCTGCATATCCAAGGACCCAGTCTGTTCCCGCCGGTGCCATTTGATTTAG